actagtctttaaaagatgtgaataactttaaCAACCATGTACACCCTGGACTTTAaagaaagtaagtgcaatttttacaatattatgcctcaacgtataatttatacatgtgtatttagATCAGGTATGCAAAGGAACAAAACCTTTTGTAACGGGGTAATATTGTTaagattttggagtttggaacttaaatgagtttgacacccttcacTGTTAACATCATCAGTGGGTACAATTTTTACACTTAACAATTTCATCCCGCtggttggattggaacctttagcaggccatgtgtgtgacacccctggcctaaaccATAGCTAGTGTTCATTGTGTCCATATTTAAAACTCATACATTAAACATTACAGAAAGCTATATGTGTAGATATTTAATGCATGTGTATGTGACAAAAAAACATACTTATATTACCCAGAACATTTACCAGTGTCTATTTTCCCTAAGGTAAAAGACAGACTGCCCAACATCTTTGAATGCCAGCTGCGTCTGTGGACTCAGTGGTTCGAGTCTtggggagaagaggagaggaatcATTTCCTGCACATGTTGGAAGAGCGAGACCCAGTTTTCGTCGCCCACTTTTACAGGAGTGTAGCAGGAACAGCAGGAAGAGACTGATCTGTAAACGCCTTGTATCATTAAAGCAGATGGTTCTTGATATGGACAGTGGAAAAATGAGAAAGGTGTGATGTAAAGTGTGTAAGTGCATCAGGATGAATTGCTGCGGGGAAGCTATTTCATTTTGGAAACAGAAATGCCTGAATAACAGAaactgtttctcttcagttttctatacTGGTTTGCTGCAAAATGGTGCACACACACTGCCTTTACGAGACCACAACTACTTTGTAACCAGCCGTGTATCAGCATGATTAGGCAAAAACTACTGCACCCATTTTCAAGAAATGACAAACCCAAAAACGTTTGGGACAGATTTTACAACATGTGACTAAATTCCAGAACTGTTGGACCTTGGCGGTGCTCTTTCAGAGCCCCCCTTCTAGTTTATAATGCTTTCATCATGAAGCTTTGCCATTCCATTTGATGACCAAATGGTTAAACTTGAATTAACTGATCAACATCTGATTGTATAATGATGAAACCTGGAGGCTTGGTTTACTTTTACTGGACCCtgtcttcatttaaaaaaaaaaaaaaaaaagaataaaaacaaggaTGAAAACTTGTtgtgttatttcttttttatttgtatagttTAAAATGTCTGTTTAAAGTAAGTAATTACAACTGAGGGCCTGTTCTCATTCACTAACACAGCCTTCCCCAAATTTGGGATTGCAATCAAAGAATGGGTGATGGagctctttttttatttgttgccaACTGTCATAATATGCATGGATAAGTTCAAGACCTCCAAACAGtgatcttaagacatttcataagACGCCTGCCACACCAATAAGCAATTTTTTAATGTGCTGGATGATCAACTGGAGGCAAATGAGAATCTGGCCAGAAATTAagatttgttcttgttattccAGGTTTGGTTTGGGTATGTCTCAGCTTCACCTGAGGATCATCACAGAGCTGACCAAAATGGGAACTCCAACCCAATACTCAAAGTGAAATGAAAGCTTATTGTTTTATGATTTCAAGgttcaagtacaagtacaaaaaTCTCAAGTACAAAGAAGAATCCTGCCTCTGAGCATGAGATCAGCTTATACCATTATTATGATTCAGTTCTAAGATTTTTTAGAAATGTTCCTCTTGTGCAAGTTCTAGCACCATAAGCATCCATTCTGAGCTGAGGACTTCATAAAAGATTttaatattgtttatttgtttctgtCTAAACAAGGGTTTCCAAATGGAACACTGTTATTTCATTTGGCTAGTTTTTCTTCATCCATGTTTCTCAGTGTTTGATGATATTTTATAAAATTTGTGTCTTCCTGTCCTTACATATCATTGCCCCTTTGGTTTTCCACAGAGCTGCATTAGTATCTGGaggaaaagtaaaataaacactGTACTCTAAGACTGCAGACATTGAGCCAACAGATTTAATACTTAGTGATAATttcaatatctatttttgcaAATATAATCATCATGTGGCAGAGTCCCAGCCTTACCGGTAGGATCAGATGAGCAAGTTGTTTGACTGGTTTCTTGGTATTTTCGGATTTCAAACTGTAGCCAAATGCTGCTCCCTGACGTCACTCCATGTGTTTTGTAGttaattacaaacacaaaatttAAGCTGCAGGACAACTTGGCTTCAAGTCCATAAATCTGTAGGTTGTAAAACCTGAACAACTAGTTTTGGATTTATAGGTTCACTGTTTGTTTGAGTTTTAGCAGACACACTGAGCTGCACAATCACATGTGGATACTTCAGAAAGCTGGTGGTGAAACTAATACTAACTGTTTTTGATTTACTGAATTTATTGTTCGCAactatttttgcttggttaaattaaacaaaaaaacaaacaaacaaaggagaGTAAAAGTCAAAATATAAGCAGGACTCAAACTGAGATGGCTCAGGATCCCATCCTTAACAGAGGAAAACAATCGTGTTCCTCTGTTGAGCAAACCATTGTTTTATCTTCTAATTTGTTCAGTCTAGCTCAATAGACAAAGATAAACACTGTATTCTCTTTAAATGGGATGACTTGCAAAAACATGGTTACCAAAACTATGCAGAAATACCAAAATTGTGCAGCATACCTATTAGCCACAATGTTGAAtcacacattttatttttcaagTTCCGGTATCagtaattattttacattattttttgtatgtttatgaCTTCAGTTCTTCCTATTTGTCTCAGAAAAATTACACTTTCAAGTAAGTGATATGTTTTACCATTTGCTATGACAGggtgaaaaaaagttaattaaaaaaaaaagaaataaatattttgTAGCTACTGCAATTAAGGTGTTGAATTGTTAATTGCCTGTAATGGAACCCAAGGTCTCCAGTTTCTTACTGTACTGTTTATGTCACTGATTTTAATTTTTGTGTAAATTATGTTCCCGTCTCTTGTAAGTATGTCCTGTTTCTTTGTGTGGAGGATAATAGTTCAACCTAACCTTAACTAACCTTCCATTGCCTCACATGACCTGAATTCACCTTTGTGTTTTGTTACGTGCATACCTTTTtctgattattttctttattattatctttatattTCTGTCTACAATATTTTAAAATTCCAAAGGCCTAATCACAACTAACACTGCGGtgcttgaataaaaaaaagacataatactGTGAACTGTAATCAGCTTTTCCCCCCAATATTGTCAGTGTATTTTAATCCACTGCTAGGCTATCATTTTTAAGTGGATTTACAGCGCCATCATGTGTAAACTACATGACATCTCATCTCATGGGTAAGTTAACTAAATTCGATCTATCTTTACACCATCGatcatcgtttttttctttttcgatAGAAGTTCTAAAAATAAATATCTACTTAATTTCAAGGAAAGCGGAACTAtctaaaaatagtaataataaacgTATATAAGAAACTTCTCGCGTCTTCTCGCGATATTACTGCAGTTCATGGAGCGTCGCTGTTAACTGTCGCATTTCTCATTGTCACGGACTCACGCGTCTCTTCTGTAGAATTAGGTTGTGGTTGTGCGATCCGTGGCTTTTACACCGAAAGGTTTCCTCATCGGATTCTGTGGAGGAACTGTTTCCCGGGACCGGACGAACCAGAATAAGTAAGACTCTAACGAGGTGAAGATACggtattttgtctttattttaatgCTGTCTGTTTACGACTTATTTCGTTTTCAATGACCCAGTTAGTTCTATAAAGACTACAATGACTGATCAACCCACAAAATAGGTAAAAAGATTTAAGTTTGTTAACGTCTTTACAGTGCAAGACTTGTTGTATAGCACTATTCTAGTGTTGCATAAGATTTTATCAAACTTGTTATGAAGTCAGTTTTAATGTTATGTGTTTATGACATCTACATTACTCCAGGTGCAAGTTAAAGTTTCAGTACTTTAAACAGATATGTTGTTAAAGTTTTCAAATTACATTAAAAGTTAAACATGTTAATGTTACTGTACAGAAGGCTGTATGGATTTAGGTGATATAAAAATATAAAGCATATTTACTACATATATTGAAATGAATATAGTAGCTACATTTTGcagttttatgcatttaaaaaaatcaatttctttATTGTCTGTTGCATTTTTGCGTTCGGTTAGATTATTACTTTTACTATATCCTTCTGTTTTCATACCTACATACCAGAATGTTCATATTATGAAAACTACACTTGTTTCTGCGTCTGAAAAGTTTTTGTCATGTTATACTGTCTATTTAAAGTAATGATCCATCTGTTTTTACTAAAATGAAGGGACATAACAATCCAATAAATGCATGAATCAACAATATACTGCCTAACATCTTCATATGGTTGTGTTTGATGTGCATCTTTGTGTTCTGGTTCGTGTGGTATTGTGGGATCAGAGGACATGCCGCTGTCTGGGTGGGTGTGTATAGTAACAGGGGCCTCCAGAGGCATCGGCAGAGGAATTGCCCTGCAACTCTCTGAGGCCGGAGCAACTGTCTACATTACAGGCCGCCAGGAGAAGACTCTGAATCAAACAGCTGCTGAGGTGAAAGTCTGAGCCTGCAATTAATTACATAACTAGTAGGTGGAAGGACAAAGTTCAGCTGGTATCTCTGCTCTCATTGTAGGTGAAAGCCAGAGGTGGGGACTGCTTGCCTGTTATCTGTGATTCCACAAATGATAAAGACATCGAGAAGCTCTTTGAACGGATTAAACGTGAACAGAATGGCCGGCTGGATATCCTGGTCAACAACGCCTATGCTGGAGTACAGGTTGGTACTATTACACAAACACCACATATTAAATACTTCAGATAGTGTTAGACTGTCTGACTGAACTTGAATGGCACAAAAGAGCATCAATAGCTTCATCAGTTGGTGTGTTTTCCAGGCTATTTTTGAAAATATGGGGAAGAAGTTTTGGGAAACTGATCCTTGTATTTGGGATTCAATCAACAACACAGGCCTCAGGTAAGCGTTTATGATAAGTCACATATGCTGAGTCACGTtgtatgaatttatgaaataaacTGCGTCATTTCCTCCTGACTAGTGACATGTTTCCAGGAGTCAGCTGACACTAAAATAGCTTTGTCATTTTTGGTTCTGAGCCAACTAGGGCCACTTGACTAACAGCAAAACCCATTATCACATGGGGGAAGAAGATATGAAGCATACTGTTACACATTAACTGTCATTTGTAATTGATTAAGTCTAAGGTGCATTTAAACTAAgtgcatttgttgtttttttattcaatagGGGACACTATTTCTTCTCTGTTTATGCATCCCGTTTAATGGTGGCTCAAGGTCGTGGATTGATTGTGAACATTTCATCAATGGGAGGGCTGCGCTACCTCTTTAATGTGCCTTATGGTGTCGGGAAAGCAGCAGTAAGTTCTTGTTAAGTCCTAACACATGTGCGTGTACTGCGTAATTGCATCTATATTCTGTGTGTCCGTGCATTTGGTCTATGTaataaaaacctgttttgttttgtggtttgtttCTAGTGTGACAGGATGGCAGCAGACATGGCTGTGGAGTTAAAAAGCAGGGGTGTGGCTTCTGTCAGCCTCTGGCCGGGAGCCGTTCAGACAGAGCTCATAACGCAGTTTGTCCTCGAGAAAGACACTCCACAGGGCGTAAATTCAAAGGTACGCTCTTCTCTGACaacaaatgatacatgttttATTCATGTCAAGAATTTTCAGCAGTTTTCTAAATGCTCTGATGTTCTCTTCCTCAGTATAAAGAGATGTTCGAAAGAGGAGAAACCACTGAACTCAGTGGGAGGTGCATTGTCGGCCTCGCTAAAGGTAGAATTGTCCTCAGGAAGGTGTTCATCCAGAGATTTCCCTACTTTTATAAAGCTTGGGGATAGAACAtgagaaaaatgaagtaaaatcaaTGAGGAGCCAGTGAATAGAACTAAATGACGCAGTTGATCCTCATATTGAGTTGTGCTTCTAACAGGGTTCCcacaaggtcttaaaaagtcttgaatttccaaatctgcatttaataccttaaacaagtctttaaaaggtatttaatttcatatggtaggtcttaagttatgttgccataaacttgttcactttATTGTGATTATATacgtctgggaaatgtccaagctgcaaagaaagtaacgttagtctactcagttccacctgttccaacccaatgatttatactgaattaagaaccagttatcgctaactttgcagcccccagtgagaaatgactcagaatggtgggaatcaaggcactggagtaaataaatacattttcctaaattttgtaagttgaatttttgccagtatgaccaTGAAAAAggttgtgaaatgggcattaaattctgttctaagtagtcttaaaaaggtcttaaatttataCAAACCTGTAGGACCCCTGTTTTAAGCTTTTAGGATTTATCTGCTCTAGCTTTGTCAAATTTGATTAAATTCCCTTGTATGATATTAATAGCAGTCCAAAATAATGTGATGTATGTGCCCAGATCTTCCACAAACTTGGGGAAAACGTTATATGGCAAATACAGGTTGGATACTGTtgaaagtaacatgaaaaaattcaAATAACTTCCTCTGAATAATTTAAAACCCAGACAGCACCTAAGCTGTCTAAAGACCCTATAGTATTGACCTTATATTACTCGTGTTTTCATAAGTATATTAGAAAATAGGAACATCTCCAAAATGAGTCCTTAAGTTTACAAATAAGTTTTTAAGCTTGCTTGTAATTCACACTCATTAGGTAGCTGATACCCTTCGTCTTTCTAGGTCGTGACATAAAGAGATAAAACATAGCTGGTAACAGCAGGTATATGTGGTctacgtttttttgttttgtttttttaatcgcTCATTTATGCAGTAAAGTCTCATTGAGATACAGGATGAATACTTGAAAGCAACATGAGGATGATGATTGAAGTGAAAAAGAAACTGGAACGTTAAgaagagtaaaagtaaaagtaagaaAAAGGCAAAGACCATACCAGAAATATCCATAAGATAAACCACTCCACAGAGGGTGCATACAAAAACAGCAATGTGATACTTTTTAACAGTCCATAAAATACCTCTAACATATTTAAAGGAGGGAGCGTTTCAAGTGAAATTATGTTTTTCAGTTCATTCATTAATCAAAAAAATGACTTTTGTTGAGCTGAAAAATTTAAACAGCTATTTTAACAGAAAacttttactttgacctacttttgacCCACTGTTTAGTACAGCCATGTGTAATGTAGTGTAGAGTGACCCTGGTTAATGTACTTCAACCAGTCTTTCCAAGTTTGCTTCaacttatttttaacattttaagtaAAACACAGCTAATAAATTTGAGTAAAGAACTTAAAATTACAACGACCTAacagaagtttgtttttttctgtctttgtctaAAAGATAAGAGTCTCATGTCTCTGACTGGAAAAGTGCTGATGACTTGTGACCTGTCGAGGCGCTACGGCATAAAGGATGTTGATGGTAAATTTGCAGTAGAGAGCGCATGCTTATCCGTACCACCATGTACTATTACTTCATTCTAACATCTGGTCTGTTTTTCCAGGGCGAAGTGTAGTGGATTACACTTCCATAAAATTCCTCCTGACCCAGGTCCCGTATCTGTCCTGGCTCTCGGTCGTTGTCCCTTCATTCCTTCGGCTCCCACGTTTTGTGCTGACCCTGGCCAGCGGCCGCTTCTGAACATTTCCACTAACAACATCAATTTATTTTTgagtatcactacagtaaactgACTCATATCACCTAAATGTATAAAGCTTGGTCTAAGTTTTTGGATCAGGAACTACCTactaaagtgaaagtgaaacaacaGTAACAGAAATTTATTTTGtgatttcatgttttttactTGAAAATTCAATGAATGTGGTTCTATGAAGTTTGTCATTTTATACATGAAGGATGCATATTACTAGCATAGTTTATGTAATAAATGTTAATACTTAACCTCAGTTAAAAGCCACACAATGTGAAAGTGGGAATATTATCACATTGTGTAAAAATAGGAACTATCTATtgtatattaaatgtattttattgaagTGAAGGTAATGTAGGAAAAATTCTTATATTTCTACTGTATGTAACCTATATATACACCCCAATTATATTTGACCAGCTAAGAAATAAAGAAGGTGCAACTCACTCCCGTTTatccttttcattcatttttatgaaATAAAGTGATAGTAGAGAGTATGATCCTTAATCCTGTACAGTTTCAGTACATTTATGCATACATCCTGTCTACACTATTTGACTAATAGACTCCAAAAAAGTATTTGTCTTAATGTGATGTTCTAAAATATTAAAGCTGTCTTGAAGGTGATAAGAGCTGAGTATGAAGGACACACTATCGCTTGTTTACAGTACAGACAAATCTAACAGGCTGAAAGAACAGATGCTGAATGCGTGACCTATTTATTAGATACAGCAGATCTGAAGCTCTTAGACACATAACATTTTGATTCAGTTCATAATGTTTGTTCCCAGAGTCTTGGAGAAGTTAGACTTAGAGGAAGTTAGAGAGGTCACTGGAGGAAAATCTGCTGTAGTGTTACAGGAAGTCCTCAGATCTTTTATTTAAATGAAGCA
The DNA window shown above is from Sphaeramia orbicularis chromosome 17, fSphaOr1.1, whole genome shotgun sequence and carries:
- the dhrs1 gene encoding dehydrogenase/reductase SDR family member 1, yielding MPLSGWVCIVTGASRGIGRGIALQLSEAGATVYITGRQEKTLNQTAAEVKARGGDCLPVICDSTNDKDIEKLFERIKREQNGRLDILVNNAYAGVQAIFENMGKKFWETDPCIWDSINNTGLRGHYFFSVYASRLMVAQGRGLIVNISSMGGLRYLFNVPYGVGKAACDRMAADMAVELKSRGVASVSLWPGAVQTELITQFVLEKDTPQGVNSKYKEMFERGETTELSGRCIVGLAKDKSLMSLTGKVLMTCDLSRRYGIKDVDGRSVVDYTSIKFLLTQVPYLSWLSVVVPSFLRLPRFVLTLASGRF